A stretch of Pseudomonas sp. LRP2-20 DNA encodes these proteins:
- a CDS encoding polyhydroxyalkanoic acid system family protein produces MTQISVERKHSLGRDAARAKAEALVDRLSREYDLKATWNGDRVDVARSGANGSVHIGEDSIRVELKLGMMLSMMSSTIKSEIERALDKALA; encoded by the coding sequence ATGACCCAGATCAGCGTCGAACGCAAACACTCCCTCGGCCGCGATGCCGCCCGCGCCAAGGCCGAAGCGCTGGTCGACAGGCTCAGCCGCGAATACGACCTCAAGGCCACCTGGAACGGTGACCGGGTCGACGTGGCGCGCAGCGGCGCCAACGGTAGCGTGCATATTGGCGAGGACAGCATCCGCGTTGAACTCAAGCTCGGCATGATGCTGTCGATGATGAGCAGCACCATCAAGAGCGAGATCGAGCGCGCGCTGGACAAGGCCCTGGCTTGA
- a CDS encoding phasin family protein, with product MAKVTVKKKEDAQSTLGEVRGYARKIWLAGIGAYARVGQEGSDYFQELVKAGEGVEKRGKKRIDKELDAANNQIDEATQEVSRVRGKVEIQLDKIEKAFDARVGRALNRLGIPSKHDVEALSIKLEQLHELLERVAHKP from the coding sequence ATGGCCAAAGTGACTGTGAAGAAAAAGGAAGACGCCCAGAGCACCCTGGGCGAGGTGCGCGGCTACGCGCGCAAGATCTGGCTGGCGGGCATCGGCGCTTATGCGCGGGTTGGCCAGGAAGGTTCCGACTACTTTCAGGAGCTGGTGAAAGCCGGTGAAGGCGTCGAGAAACGCGGCAAGAAGCGTATCGACAAAGAGCTCGATGCCGCCAACAACCAGATCGACGAAGCCACCCAAGAGGTCAGCCGCGTACGCGGCAAGGTCGAGATTCAACTCGACAAGATCGAAAAAGCTTTCGACGCACGGGTAGGTCGCGCCTTGAATCGCCTTGGCATTCCGTCTAAACATGACGTTGAGGCGTTGTCCATCAAGCTTGAACAGCTGCATGAGCTGCTCGAGCGCGTCGCGCACAAACCATAA
- a CDS encoding phasin family protein — MAGKKNSDKEGSSWIGGIEKYSRKIWLAGLGIYSKVDQDGPKLFDSLVKDGEKAEKQAKKTAEDVAQGAKSSTTSRVSGVKDRALGKWSELEEAFDKRLNSAISRLGVPSRNEIKALHQQVDSLTKQIEKLTGASVTPISSRSAAAKPAASKAAKPLAKPAAKTAAAKPAAKTAAKPAAAKPAAKTAAAKPAAKPAAKPVAAKPAAAKKPAVKKAPAKPAAAKPAAPAASAAPAATAAPAPTAAPASNPPSAPASTGSLL; from the coding sequence ATGGCTGGCAAGAAGAATTCCGATAAAGAAGGCAGCTCCTGGATCGGCGGGATCGAGAAGTACTCCCGCAAGATCTGGCTGGCGGGGCTGGGTATCTATTCGAAAGTCGACCAGGACGGTCCGAAGCTGTTCGACTCGCTGGTGAAGGATGGCGAGAAGGCCGAGAAGCAAGCCAAGAAGACCGCAGAAGACGTGGCCCAAGGCGCCAAGTCGTCGACCACTTCGCGCGTTTCCGGCGTGAAGGACCGTGCCCTGGGCAAGTGGAGCGAACTCGAAGAAGCCTTCGACAAGCGCCTGAACAGCGCCATCTCGCGCCTGGGCGTACCGAGCCGCAACGAGATCAAGGCCCTGCACCAGCAGGTCGACAGCCTGACCAAGCAGATCGAGAAACTGACCGGCGCTTCGGTCACCCCGATCTCCTCGCGCTCTGCAGCGGCCAAGCCCGCAGCGAGCAAGGCGGCCAAGCCATTGGCCAAGCCTGCGGCAAAAACGGCGGCTGCCAAACCGGCAGCTAAAACTGCAGCTAAACCGGCAGCGGCCAAACCCGCAGCCAAGACCGCAGCGGCCAAGCCAGCAGCAAAACCGGCTGCCAAGCCTGTTGCAGCCAAGCCAGCCGCAGCGAAGAAGCCAGCGGTGAAGAAGGCCCCGGCCAAACCGGCAGCCGCCAAACCGGCAGCACCAGCGGCCAGCGCCGCTCCGGCCGCTACCGCAGCGCCGGCGCCTACGGCGGCCCCGGCCAGCAACCCGCCTTCGGCTCCGGCCAGCACTGGCTCGCTGCTCTGA
- a CDS encoding dermonecrotic toxin domain-containing protein, producing MPPSLTFETLVASQFSDRPTLHQVLDINASKILLTHCPRIADLDSLEELFLIRESAPNKPVNMGELLLETFMKGEPLTLSGTDHLALTTSADATEKYALGAGVAESLNAELTTLLNGLLQTFEEAQVSFWNALAGGLDVTRLRWMEHVLKVALLTCIERQGLGAHEKKSLYAALDGDSVTSQAFALRVSLLYQGLSTELKLADWLLIDKSSTEATYLWCKPCGIVHGFRSEQELGSAMQAAMADRHDFDELHWSHHPLSINPFEFQALQLLAGSIEGVESLELGSFESAEKLQEQLHHLSDPASHFSDLIQIDEHTWESLIPNWVRQASPQHHYDYGRLLMEWVVAQTNSHYSLGSTHVESIEQYAIRRLCEQMHTDHPQQTALDPNLLMITVEANESTVPIEDVFSDIALRPATPDISTRDISLAQLAIFRLDVDKGEFTTQVRRRDNDQPLPDGLTLEYLESLIETVDIGRTYPCYLKQQLDVAATHPGWLRDCAQAWRKSLLLNAFKAVATNRLSADAFNMIADFCNAPEAHGQLVSIAPLAFQTGPQPNSQDVVAGMFVLHLPSLGRWLLHRPWQQDNALLEFDAFKGILEKLIQDENLQASILRWMDEKASTLHAIEGLAHPHLKSLLESTLEFLNPERALLMDLQPKPLMIFAPFQGELDHHLYESWILYLSRLSMAQSPSNAKLRYEQWRQIAWAIFDVTSMFAYGWVGDMVVLINTLRTLEQDLPALAEGGDTQKAGAFVDLLYNAIMVTMHGAGKIHEASALPDSTPTSLEGKVSPARNKRDTFDEPMPSAEAVNRTSESRLPADEPHGQAEALQARIDQHEQKLKSIEDAIERREKDLGDAASLHPEPDALALHVFLQVKKLGQLVAALEQATQGRMRANRHFAENLKKLGRYRARLNSVNDSYFRLTRDRLTEIQVPDGPGASFEDYNYYQSALRNNVKHRLKLLESLALFEDAPPAQPGKPSPKQRLFAQGMTELKVLGDVNKELEQLSVLPPITIHDVPDRPLSSRFDEVLVTQKAIESSPEAFSDVERVEKLGEALDTYNASIARVEYALKDPDPWLDSKRLGELLNYLKKLKRLTLRQLDEATHVQFSSDTGTTKPPSTHKVPAEQIKATPAPAPLGKARIKHIKQMLMNADQTFSTYAKDYGSQPSTLANLMDDYIEGLKRAAADVVAAASPPEGLERKLQMAVTELEERSLALQIEARMKSPLPDVDSLHYLLAHDKVYLRADTTNKRLQRADDFLDVYTIHRRSDGSKLLWQAHFHYGRDVKDPLDFSAGHLKSGQSPSYRMMSARAIGASQRIDVSRAVLKKDTAKQLIPFPKQRKLA from the coding sequence ATGCCCCCCTCCCTTACCTTCGAAACCCTCGTTGCCAGCCAATTCTCTGATCGCCCGACTCTGCATCAGGTATTGGATATCAATGCATCGAAGATTCTGCTCACGCATTGCCCGCGAATTGCAGACCTGGACTCGCTGGAAGAGCTCTTTCTCATCCGCGAAAGCGCTCCAAACAAGCCTGTGAACATGGGAGAGCTGTTGCTCGAAACCTTCATGAAAGGTGAACCACTGACGCTTTCCGGCACTGATCATCTCGCCCTGACCACCTCGGCTGATGCGACTGAGAAATACGCACTCGGCGCTGGCGTCGCCGAGTCGTTGAACGCGGAACTGACCACGCTGCTCAATGGCCTGCTCCAGACGTTCGAAGAAGCTCAAGTCTCATTCTGGAATGCCTTGGCGGGCGGACTTGACGTTACTCGACTGCGATGGATGGAGCACGTATTGAAAGTCGCCTTGCTGACCTGCATCGAGCGACAAGGGCTAGGGGCCCACGAGAAAAAAAGCCTCTATGCCGCATTGGATGGCGACTCGGTGACAAGCCAGGCGTTCGCGCTACGGGTCAGCCTGCTGTATCAAGGGCTGAGCACTGAGTTGAAGCTGGCAGATTGGCTACTGATCGACAAGTCCAGCACCGAGGCGACCTACCTTTGGTGCAAGCCCTGCGGAATCGTTCATGGTTTCAGGAGTGAACAAGAACTGGGCAGCGCAATGCAGGCAGCGATGGCTGACCGTCATGACTTCGATGAACTGCATTGGTCGCACCATCCGCTGTCGATCAATCCGTTCGAATTCCAGGCTCTGCAATTACTCGCTGGCAGTATTGAAGGCGTCGAAAGCCTGGAACTCGGTTCATTCGAAAGCGCAGAGAAACTGCAAGAGCAGTTACATCACCTCAGCGACCCTGCCAGCCATTTTTCCGATTTGATCCAGATTGACGAGCACACATGGGAGAGCCTCATACCGAACTGGGTAAGACAAGCTTCACCCCAGCATCATTATGATTACGGTCGACTGCTGATGGAATGGGTCGTTGCCCAAACTAACAGCCACTATTCGTTGGGCAGCACCCATGTAGAAAGCATCGAGCAATATGCCATACGCCGCCTGTGCGAACAGATGCACACCGATCACCCGCAGCAGACCGCTCTCGATCCCAATCTGCTGATGATCACGGTTGAGGCCAACGAATCCACCGTCCCCATTGAAGATGTGTTTTCCGATATCGCGCTCCGACCGGCAACGCCAGACATCTCGACGCGTGATATCAGCCTTGCTCAGCTGGCGATCTTCAGGCTTGACGTAGACAAGGGTGAGTTCACGACACAGGTCCGCAGACGTGATAACGACCAACCCTTGCCTGACGGGTTGACACTTGAGTATCTAGAGAGCCTGATCGAGACGGTGGATATCGGCAGGACTTATCCATGCTATCTGAAGCAACAACTTGATGTCGCAGCCACTCACCCGGGCTGGCTTCGGGACTGCGCCCAGGCCTGGCGCAAGAGCCTCTTGCTCAATGCATTCAAAGCCGTTGCTACGAACCGCTTGAGCGCGGATGCGTTCAACATGATCGCCGACTTCTGTAACGCTCCCGAGGCGCACGGCCAGCTGGTCAGCATTGCGCCGCTTGCCTTTCAGACCGGACCGCAACCGAACAGTCAGGATGTCGTCGCCGGCATGTTTGTACTGCACTTGCCTTCACTGGGTCGCTGGCTGCTTCACCGCCCTTGGCAGCAGGACAACGCCTTGCTCGAGTTTGACGCCTTCAAGGGCATTCTGGAAAAGCTCATCCAGGATGAAAACCTACAGGCGAGCATTCTTCGCTGGATGGATGAAAAGGCCAGCACCCTTCATGCGATCGAGGGTTTGGCCCATCCCCATTTAAAATCCCTCCTCGAATCGACCCTGGAGTTCCTGAACCCCGAACGCGCTCTGCTGATGGACCTCCAACCCAAGCCATTGATGATATTCGCGCCCTTCCAGGGTGAGCTGGATCATCATCTTTATGAATCCTGGATCCTGTACCTTTCCAGGCTGTCCATGGCCCAGTCGCCTTCCAATGCCAAGCTCCGCTATGAACAGTGGAGGCAGATCGCATGGGCAATATTCGATGTGACATCAATGTTCGCCTATGGATGGGTGGGCGACATGGTCGTATTGATCAATACCCTGCGAACTCTCGAGCAAGACCTTCCAGCCCTCGCCGAAGGTGGCGATACCCAGAAAGCAGGGGCATTTGTTGACCTCTTGTACAACGCAATCATGGTGACGATGCATGGCGCAGGCAAAATCCATGAGGCATCCGCCCTCCCTGACTCCACGCCAACAAGCCTTGAAGGCAAAGTCAGCCCTGCGCGAAACAAGAGGGACACCTTCGACGAGCCCATGCCCAGCGCAGAAGCTGTCAACAGAACGTCGGAAAGCAGGCTGCCAGCCGATGAGCCGCACGGGCAAGCCGAGGCCTTGCAGGCCAGGATCGACCAGCATGAACAAAAACTGAAGAGCATCGAGGATGCCATCGAACGACGCGAGAAGGACCTGGGTGATGCCGCATCACTGCATCCAGAACCTGACGCTCTTGCTCTGCACGTCTTTCTGCAGGTCAAAAAATTGGGCCAGTTGGTAGCTGCCCTCGAACAAGCTACTCAAGGCAGGATGAGGGCGAACAGGCATTTCGCCGAAAACCTGAAAAAGCTCGGGCGCTACCGGGCGAGGCTGAACAGCGTCAATGATAGTTACTTCAGACTCACGAGAGATCGATTGACGGAGATACAGGTGCCAGATGGGCCTGGCGCATCCTTTGAGGACTACAACTACTATCAGTCGGCACTCAGAAACAACGTCAAACACCGACTCAAGTTACTGGAATCGCTAGCGCTGTTTGAAGACGCCCCGCCTGCCCAGCCGGGTAAGCCATCACCCAAACAGCGATTATTTGCGCAAGGCATGACTGAACTCAAGGTACTCGGCGATGTGAATAAAGAGCTTGAGCAGTTGTCGGTACTGCCACCTATCACCATCCATGATGTTCCCGACCGGCCGCTATCGTCCCGATTCGATGAGGTGTTGGTCACGCAGAAGGCCATCGAGTCATCACCTGAGGCATTCAGCGATGTGGAGAGGGTCGAGAAGCTCGGCGAAGCGCTGGATACCTACAACGCCTCCATCGCCAGGGTCGAATATGCACTGAAGGATCCCGACCCTTGGTTGGACAGCAAACGGCTCGGTGAACTGCTGAATTATCTGAAAAAGCTCAAGCGCCTTACCCTGAGGCAGCTCGACGAAGCGACACATGTGCAATTTTCCAGCGACACCGGTACAACGAAACCGCCGAGCACCCACAAGGTACCTGCAGAACAGATAAAAGCCACGCCTGCCCCAGCGCCCCTTGGCAAAGCAAGAATAAAGCACATAAAACAGATGCTGATGAATGCTGACCAAACGTTCAGCACATACGCGAAAGACTACGGTAGCCAACCCAGTACATTGGCCAACTTGATGGATGACTATATCGAAGGGCTCAAGCGCGCGGCCGCCGATGTTGTCGCCGCTGCCTCCCCACCCGAAGGGCTCGAGCGGAAACTACAGATGGCTGTCACGGAACTGGAGGAAAGATCACTCGCGCTACAGATCGAGGCTCGAATGAAAAGCCCTCTGCCAGATGTCGACTCACTGCATTACTTGTTGGCACACGACAAGGTGTATTTACGAGCGGACACAACCAATAAGCGCCTGCAGCGCGCAGACGACTTTCTCGACGTTTATACGATTCATCGACGGTCCGACGGCAGCAAATTGCTGTGGCAAGCACATTTCCATTATGGGCGGGACGTCAAGGATCCACTGGACTTCAGCGCCGGTCACCTGAAGTCAGGACAGTCCCCCAGCTACCGGATGATGAGTGCGCGAGCCATTGGCGCAAGCCAGAGGATTGATGTGAGCCGCGCCGTCCTGAAAAAAGACACGGCCAAACAACTAATCCCCTTTCCCAAGCAGCGCAAGCTGGCTTGA
- a CDS encoding TetR/AcrR family transcriptional regulator has product MKTRDRILECALQLFNSQGEPNVSTLEIANELGISPGNLYYHFHGKEPLIHGLFDRFEEALMPLLDPPLEVRLEAEDYWLFLHLIVERMAQYRFLFQDLSNLTGRLPKLARGMRSLINALKRTLAALLASLKGQGQVVSETQALGQLVEQITLTLMFSLDYQRVLGREGDVGIVVYQVMMLVAPHLQEQARGAAETLAVRYLEG; this is encoded by the coding sequence ATGAAGACCCGCGACCGTATCCTCGAGTGCGCCCTGCAGCTGTTCAACTCACAGGGCGAACCCAATGTATCGACACTGGAGATTGCCAACGAACTGGGCATCAGCCCGGGCAACCTGTACTACCACTTCCACGGTAAGGAGCCGCTGATTCACGGGTTGTTCGACCGTTTCGAGGAAGCGCTGATGCCATTGCTCGACCCACCGCTGGAGGTGCGCCTGGAGGCCGAGGACTACTGGCTGTTCCTGCACCTGATCGTCGAACGCATGGCCCAGTACCGGTTTCTGTTCCAGGACCTGTCCAACCTGACCGGGCGCCTGCCCAAGCTGGCACGGGGCATGCGCAGCCTGATCAATGCGCTCAAGCGCACGCTGGCGGCACTGCTGGCCAGCCTCAAGGGCCAGGGGCAAGTGGTCAGTGAGACGCAAGCACTGGGGCAACTGGTGGAACAGATCACCCTGACCTTGATGTTCTCGCTGGACTACCAGCGGGTGCTGGGGCGCGAGGGCGACGTGGGCATCGTGGTGTATCAGGTGATGATGCTGGTGGCGCCGCATCTGCAGGAACAGGCACGGGGGGCAGCCGAGACGTTGGCAGTGCGGTATCTGGAGGGATAG
- the phaC gene encoding class II poly(R)-hydroxyalkanoic acid synthase — translation MKEKPAKGTSTLPATSMNVQNAILGLRGRDLISTLRSVGRHGLRNPLHTARHLLALSGQLGRVMLGDTPYQPSARDTRFSDPTWSQNPFYRRGLQAYLAWQKQTRLWIDESHLNDDDRARAHFLFTLINDALAPSNSLLNPLAVKELFNTGGQSLVRGVAHLLDDLRHNDGLPRQVDERAFEVGGNLAATPGAVVFRNDQLELIQYKPMSEKQHARPVLVVPPQINKYYIFDLQPTNSFVQYMLKNGLQVFMVSWRNPDPRHREWGLSSYVQALEEALNACRSISGNRDPNLMGACAGGLTMAALQGHLQAKHQLRRVRSATYLVSLLDSKFDSPASLFADEQTIEAAKRRSYQRGVLDGGEVARIFAWMRPNDLIWNYWVNNYLLGKTPPAFDILYWNADSTRLPAALHGDLLDFFKVNPLTHPAGLEVCGTPIDLKQVDLDSFTVAGSNDHITPWDAVYRSAMLLGGDRQFVLANSGHIQSIINPPGNPKAYYLENPKLSSDPRAWFHDAQRRDGSWWPLWLEWITPRSGPLKAPRTELGNATYPPLGPAPGTYVLTR, via the coding sequence ATGAAAGAAAAACCGGCCAAAGGAACGTCAACGCTCCCCGCCACCAGCATGAACGTACAGAACGCCATCCTTGGCCTGCGCGGTCGCGACCTGATTTCCACCTTGCGCAGTGTTGGCCGCCATGGCCTGCGCAACCCGCTGCACACCGCCCGCCACCTGCTGGCCTTGAGCGGCCAGCTGGGCCGGGTGATGCTCGGCGACACGCCCTATCAGCCGAGCGCGCGCGATACACGTTTCAGCGATCCGACCTGGAGCCAGAACCCGTTCTACCGGCGCGGCCTGCAGGCCTACCTGGCCTGGCAGAAACAGACCCGCCTGTGGATCGATGAAAGCCATCTGAACGATGATGATCGGGCCCGTGCGCACTTTCTGTTCACCCTGATCAACGACGCCCTGGCACCAAGCAACTCGCTGCTCAACCCGCTGGCGGTCAAGGAGCTGTTCAATACCGGCGGGCAAAGCCTGGTACGCGGTGTCGCCCACCTGCTCGATGATTTGCGTCACAACGACGGCCTGCCGCGCCAGGTGGACGAGCGCGCCTTCGAAGTCGGCGGCAACCTGGCCGCCACGCCCGGCGCGGTAGTGTTCCGCAACGATCAGCTGGAGCTCATCCAGTACAAGCCGATGAGCGAGAAGCAGCACGCCCGGCCCGTGCTGGTGGTGCCGCCACAGATCAACAAGTACTACATCTTCGACCTGCAGCCGACCAACAGCTTCGTCCAGTACATGCTCAAGAACGGCTTGCAGGTGTTCATGGTCAGCTGGCGCAACCCCGACCCACGCCACCGTGAGTGGGGCCTGTCGAGTTACGTACAGGCGCTGGAAGAAGCGCTCAACGCCTGCCGCAGCATCAGCGGCAACCGTGACCCGAACCTGATGGGTGCCTGCGCCGGTGGCTTGACCATGGCCGCGCTGCAGGGTCACCTGCAGGCCAAGCACCAGCTGCGCCGGGTACGTAGCGCCACTTACCTGGTCAGCCTGCTCGACAGCAAGTTCGACAGCCCCGCCAGCCTGTTCGCCGACGAGCAGACCATCGAGGCAGCCAAGCGTCGCTCGTACCAGCGCGGCGTGCTGGACGGTGGCGAAGTGGCACGGATTTTCGCCTGGATGCGGCCTAACGACCTGATCTGGAATTACTGGGTCAACAACTACCTGCTCGGCAAGACCCCGCCAGCCTTCGACATTCTTTACTGGAACGCCGACAGCACACGCCTGCCGGCCGCCCTGCATGGCGACTTGCTGGACTTTTTCAAGGTCAACCCACTGACCCACCCTGCGGGCCTGGAAGTGTGCGGCACACCGATCGACCTCAAGCAGGTCGACCTCGACAGCTTCACCGTAGCTGGCAGCAACGACCACATCACGCCATGGGACGCAGTGTATCGCTCGGCCATGCTGCTCGGTGGCGACCGGCAGTTCGTGCTGGCCAACAGCGGGCACATCCAGAGCATCATCAACCCGCCGGGCAACCCCAAGGCGTACTACCTGGAAAACCCCAAGCTCTCCAGCGACCCACGCGCCTGGTTCCATGACGCGCAGCGCCGTGACGGCAGCTGGTGGCCGCTGTGGCTGGAGTGGATCACGCCGCGCTCCGGCCCGCTCAAGGCGCCACGCACGGAGCTGGGTAACGCCACCTATCCACCGCTGGGCCCTGCGCCAGGCACCTATGTCCTGACCCGATGA
- the phaZ gene encoding poly(3-hydroxyalkanoate) depolymerase encodes MPLPYIFRTVELDDQSIRTAVRPGKPHLTPLLIFNGIGANLELVFPFIEALDPDLEVIAFDVPGVGGSSTPRHPYRFPGLAKLTARMLDYLDYGQVNVIGVSWGGALAQQFAHDYPERCKKLVLAATAAGAVMVPGKPKVLWMMASPRRYVQPSHVIRIAPLIYGGGFRRDPDLAMHHAAKVRSGGKLGYYWQLFAGLGWTSIHWLHKIQQPTLVLAGDDDPLIPLINMRLLAWRIPNAQLHIIDDGHLFLITRAEAVAPIIMKFLQQERQRAVMHPSPASGG; translated from the coding sequence ATGCCGCTACCCTACATATTCCGCACCGTAGAGCTGGACGACCAATCCATCCGTACTGCGGTGCGCCCGGGCAAGCCGCACCTGACGCCGCTGCTGATCTTCAACGGCATCGGCGCCAACCTGGAGCTGGTGTTCCCGTTCATCGAAGCACTGGACCCGGACCTGGAAGTCATCGCCTTCGACGTCCCCGGCGTGGGCGGCTCATCCACCCCGCGCCACCCGTACCGTTTTCCCGGCCTGGCCAAGTTGACCGCACGCATGCTCGACTACCTGGACTACGGCCAGGTCAATGTCATCGGCGTGTCCTGGGGTGGCGCCCTGGCCCAGCAGTTCGCCCATGACTATCCCGAGCGCTGCAAGAAGCTGGTGCTGGCGGCCACTGCTGCCGGTGCGGTGATGGTGCCGGGCAAACCCAAGGTGCTGTGGATGATGGCAAGCCCCCGGCGCTACGTGCAGCCATCCCATGTCATCCGCATCGCGCCGCTGATCTATGGCGGCGGTTTTCGCCGCGACCCGGACCTGGCCATGCACCACGCAGCCAAGGTGCGCTCCGGCGGCAAGCTGGGCTACTACTGGCAGCTGTTCGCCGGGCTGGGCTGGACCAGCATTCACTGGCTGCACAAGATCCAGCAACCGACTCTGGTGCTGGCCGGCGACGACGATCCGTTGATCCCGCTGATCAACATGCGCCTGCTGGCCTGGCGAATTCCCAATGCCCAGCTACACATTATCGACGACGGTCATCTGTTCCTGATCACCCGGGCCGAGGCCGTCGCCCCCATCATCATGAAGTTTCTCCAGCAAGAACGTCAGCGCGCGGTCATGCACCCCAGCCCGGCCTCTGGTGGCTGA
- the phaC gene encoding class II poly(R)-hydroxyalkanoic acid synthase codes for MSNKNNDELQRQASENTLGLNPVIGIRRKDLLSSARTVLRQAVRQPLHSAKHVAHFGLELKNVLLGKSSLAPEGDDRRFQDPAWSKNPLYRRYLQTYLAWRKELQEWIGNSDLSPQDISRGQFVINLMTEAMAPTNTLSNPAAVKRFFETGGKSLLDGLSNLAKDVVNNGGMPSQVNMDAFEVGKNLGTSEGAVVYRNDVLELIQYSPITEQVHARPLLVVPPQINKFYVFDLSPEKSLARFCLRSQQQTFIISWRNPTKAQREWGLSTYIDALKEAVDAVLAITGSKDLNMLGACSGGITCTALVGHYAALGEQKVNALTLLVSVLDTTMDTEVALFVDEQTLEAAKRHSYQSGVLEGSDMAKVFAWMRPNDLIWNYWVNNYLLGNEPPVFDILFWNNDTTRLPAAFHGDLIELFKNNPLTRPDALEVCGTAIDLKNVQCDIFSVAGTSDHITPWQSCYRSAHLFGGKIEFVLSNSGHIQSILNPPGNPKARFMTGADRPGDPVAWQENAEKHADSWWLHWQTWLGERAGELKKAPTRLGNRAYVAGEAAPGTYVHER; via the coding sequence ATGAGTAACAAGAACAACGATGAGTTGCAGCGGCAAGCCTCGGAAAACACCCTGGGGCTGAACCCGGTCATCGGCATCCGCCGCAAGGACCTGCTGAGCTCTGCGCGTACCGTGCTGCGTCAGGCCGTGCGCCAACCGCTGCACAGCGCCAAGCACGTCGCGCACTTCGGCCTGGAGCTGAAGAACGTGCTGCTGGGCAAGTCCAGCCTCGCCCCGGAAGGTGACGACCGTCGCTTCCAGGACCCAGCCTGGAGCAAGAACCCGCTGTACCGCCGTTACCTGCAGACTTACCTGGCCTGGCGCAAGGAACTGCAGGAGTGGATCGGCAACAGTGACCTGTCGCCCCAGGACATCAGCCGTGGTCAGTTCGTGATCAACCTGATGACCGAAGCCATGGCACCGACCAACACCCTGTCCAACCCGGCGGCGGTCAAACGCTTCTTCGAAACCGGCGGCAAGAGCCTGCTGGACGGCCTGTCCAACCTGGCCAAGGACGTGGTCAACAACGGTGGCATGCCCAGCCAGGTCAACATGGACGCGTTCGAGGTCGGCAAGAACCTTGGCACCAGCGAAGGCGCCGTGGTCTACCGCAACGATGTGCTGGAGCTGATCCAGTACAGCCCGATCACCGAGCAGGTGCATGCCCGCCCGCTGCTGGTGGTGCCACCGCAGATCAACAAGTTCTACGTCTTCGACCTGAGCCCGGAAAAGAGCCTGGCGCGCTTCTGCCTGCGTTCGCAGCAGCAGACCTTCATCATCAGCTGGCGCAACCCGACCAAGGCCCAGCGCGAGTGGGGCCTGTCGACCTACATCGATGCGCTGAAGGAAGCGGTCGACGCGGTACTGGCGATTACCGGCAGCAAAGACCTGAACATGCTCGGCGCCTGCTCCGGCGGTATTACCTGCACCGCCCTGGTCGGCCACTACGCCGCGCTGGGTGAGCAGAAGGTCAACGCCCTGACCCTGCTGGTCAGCGTGCTCGACACCACGATGGACACCGAGGTCGCCCTGTTCGTCGACGAACAGACGCTCGAGGCGGCCAAGCGCCACTCTTACCAGTCCGGGGTGCTCGAAGGCAGCGACATGGCCAAGGTGTTCGCCTGGATGCGCCCCAACGACCTGATCTGGAACTACTGGGTCAACAACTACCTGCTCGGCAACGAGCCTCCGGTGTTCGACATCCTGTTCTGGAACAACGACACCACGCGCTTGCCCGCAGCCTTCCACGGCGACCTGATCGAACTGTTCAAGAACAACCCGCTGACCCGCCCGGATGCCCTGGAAGTGTGCGGCACCGCCATCGACCTGAAGAACGTCCAGTGCGACATCTTCAGCGTCGCCGGCACCTCCGACCACATCACCCCGTGGCAATCGTGCTACCGCTCGGCGCACCTGTTCGGCGGCAAGATCGAGTTCGTGCTGTCCAACAGCGGCCACATCCAGAGCATCCTCAACCCACCCGGCAACCCCAAGGCCCGCTTCATGACCGGCGCCGACCGCCCGGGCGACCCGGTGGCCTGGCAGGAGAACGCTGAAAAGCATGCCGACTCCTGGTGGCTGCACTGGCAGACCTGGCTGGGTGAGCGCGCTGGCGAGCTGAAAAAGGCCCCGACGCGCCTGGGTAACCGCGCTTATGTCGCCGGCGAGGCTGCACCGGGGACTTACGTCCACGAGCGTTGA
- a CDS encoding gamma-butyrobetaine hydroxylase-like domain-containing protein, whose translation MARLPTAINLHKASKTLSLTYAPGEVYQLPAEFLRVHSPSAEVQGHGNPILQFGKINVGLVGLEPAGQYALKLTFDDGHDSGLFTWEYLEQLCLRQEQLWAEYLDELHKAGKSRDPAESVVKLML comes from the coding sequence ATGGCCCGCCTGCCCACCGCCATCAACCTGCACAAAGCCTCCAAGACCCTCAGCCTCACCTACGCCCCCGGCGAGGTCTATCAGCTGCCCGCCGAATTCCTGCGCGTGCACTCGCCTTCCGCCGAGGTCCAGGGCCACGGCAATCCCATCCTGCAATTTGGCAAGATCAACGTCGGACTCGTCGGCCTGGAACCGGCTGGCCAATATGCACTGAAACTGACCTTCGATGACGGCCATGACAGCGGCCTGTTCACCTGGGAGTACCTCGAGCAACTGTGCCTGCGCCAGGAGCAGCTGTGGGCCGAGTACCTCGATGAACTGCACAAGGCCGGCAAGTCCCGCGACCCGGCCGAATCGGTGGTCAAACTCATGCTCTAA